CTATTATACAGGAATTAATAGTTTCGCTATTAGAAAAAATAGTATGCGTTTTCACTTTAAGGTCATTAAAACGAGAAAGAATGTACATCGGAACTTTTACATCAGAAGAAGCTTCTCTGCTGCTGTGAAATTTACATTCAATCATCGAAATCAGATTCTCTTTTTTCAGCATTACATCTACTTCATGCGAGACACATTTTCCCTGCAGCGTTAAGTTGGTTCTGGTTTTAAAGCCTTCGGCAGCATATAATCGTGCAATAAATTTTTCAAAGAAAAAACCAGCCGGGCCAAGCATTTGTAAGGCAGAACGCAGATTATAACGCGCTGCATGACCATTCGAAGCTTTTTTTAGAATAGCAAAAGCCATTTTGTATATCTGTTTGGTCGTTATTCCCTCGTACATTTGACTCTGTATTTGAGCCAGCGATTCTTTAATGAGTTCAGGGGCAGCACCCGATTTTTGAAGAGAAAGCCTTAATTTTTCTATGTCGAAAGGAACAACATGCCCTGAGTGCTTAATTACTTTCATAAATTTTTAGTTGATCCCTATTACTTAAAAAGTATAGGATTGTTCAACCAAAATTATAGCAGATTATCTAGAGAAGGGATGATCAAAATCACTTAATAAAATGATTTTGATCATAATGAAAGATTAGTTTTTTATTTTGCTGAGTTTTTCCAAATTGAGTACATGAATGGTACTGGCTGTTTTCTCAATCAGTCCTTCTTCTTTAAAATCGCTTAAAGTGCGACTTACTGTTTCTGGAGAAGTTCCTGAAAATGCGGCAAGATCATCCCTGCTGAACTTGATGCTGGAACCATCCATGCCATGCTGTACTACTAAATGGACAATACCTTGGGCAATTCTCTTTCGCACTGACATATAGGCTATCTGCAAGAGGCGAACCTCTTTTTCTCTCATGTCATTGGCTAGAATTTTAATGAATTTTGCGCCTACATCCGGATAAATAAAAAGGAGTTTATCGAGCTGTTCAGTTGGCAGAAAGCTCAAAACGGTTTCTTCTAAAGCTATTGTGGTATCATTATAAGTGTCATTAGAAAATAAAATACTGATGTCGAGGTAATCATTCTCTTTAAATACGCCTGTAATGAGTTCACGCCCGTCTTCGGTTAATTTTACAGTTTTCACTTTGCCGCTTATAATGTAATAAATGCCCGTTACATTGTCCCCCTCATAATGAATATACTGGTTTTTTTTATAGTGCCTTGTACTTCTTTCCAGCATTATTTCCTTGAGTTTTACCAGTCCGTCCTCTTTAGAAATAAGAGTGTTGAGGTTTTCAGCCGTTTGTCCGTAAAACAGCTGCTGCAATTCTTGTTTTTTCAGCCTCGCTTCTATAGCCCGTAAAAGTTCCAAATCGTCAAAAGGTTTAGTGAGGTAATCATCTACTCCGAGTTCCATACCTTTACGAATATCGGCTCTCTCTGCTTTTGCGGTTAAAAATATTACAGGTGTGGTCTGTGTTTCTGGATTCTTTTGGAGAATGTGTAATACTCCATAGCCATCAAGCTCGGGCATCATGATATCACAGAGTACAATATCAGGTTTTATTTTTAGCGCTATTTCTACTCCGGCTTTTCCATTGTCGGATGCAAAAACTTCATATCCTGATAGTTCCAGTATTTCAACAACATTTTCCCTAATATTGTCATTGTCTTCGATAATAAGTATTTTAGTCATAAACGCGGCAGTTCAATAGTAAATAAAGTTCCTTTGTTAATTGCACTTTCAAAAGAAATGGTGCCATTCATCAGAGATACATATCGTGAAACAATGTGCAGTCCGAGACCGGTTCCCGGTAAATTTGCTGTATTATGAGCCCTAAAAAAAGCTTCAAATAAATGTTCATGATCTTCCTCAGGAATACCTATGCCATTGTCTTTTATGTTTATTGTTATTGTACTGGCATTAATTGAGGTAAAAAGCTCAATTTCAGTTTCTTCTCCCGAGTATTTAATAGCATTAGAAACAAGATTAATGATACAATTTTTGAGCAGGTTTTTATCTAATTTTACTAAAGTGACTTCTGTGTTGGGAATGGTTACGATTTTTTGCTTTTTTTTGGTGAGAAGCTTTAATTCACTTATAATTTCCTTTATAAAATCCTGAAGATCAAAACAGGATATCTGGAGTGTGATTTTATTAGATTCCGCTTTTTCAAGAAGCAGAAAATCATCCAGAATAGTCGTTAGGTTTGAAACAGCACTTTTAATTTTTCTTATGTGCGTTTCAATTTTTGGATTATTTAAATCTTCTGAATAGCGCTGAATCAAAGAAGTGGAAAGATGAATGGTGCTGAGCGGTGTCCTGAATTCATGGGAAGCCATTGATAATAGGCGGCTTTTAATTTTACCGAGTTCTTTTTCTTTTTCCAGTGTACTGCTGACCTCTTCCTTAGTCTGAGTTAATGCGGCAATTGTTTCATTTAGCGAATGGGTACGGTCTTTTACTAATTCCTCTAGATGCTGCGTGTACTGCATGAGTCTGTTTTCGGCTTCTTTTTGGTGGCTCATGTCATGAATAAAACCTGCAAAAATTCTTTCTCCTTCAAATTTCACTTCACTCACTCCAAGTCGGAAGGGGAAAATGTTGCCGTCTTTTTTTCGTCCAAGCACATCTCTGTCATGGCCAATAATATGAGGAATTCCGGAAGATTTATAACTTTCTATATATGAATCATGTTTTTCCCGGTCGGGAGAAGGCATCAAAAGTGAAATGTTTTTACCGATTACTTCTTCTGGATCATATAAAAAAAGCCGGCAAGCAGAAGGATTTATAGATTCTACAATTCCTTTTTCGTTAATTGTAATGATACCATCGATTGCATTCTCAATAATTGCCTTTAAAAGTGCTTGATTTTTCATGTTGCAATCGGTTTTTGGTCTAACAAATGTCGCAAAATGTTTTTGATAACCAATCTATTAGAGACTTAATTTTTGCTAAAGAAATATTGAGTTGTTTGTAAAATCATGTTTTAAGAGGTATAAGTATTTTTCTGTTCTGCAATATCATTTTTCAGAACGGAGTTTATAGTTTTAATGCCATTTAGCAAAGCATCGGCATTAAAGGAAATACTGTTGATTCCCGCCATGACCAAAAACTTTGCAAAGTCTGCTGAATCACTTGGCGCCTGCCCGCAAATTCCAATTTTTCTATTCATTTTGTTAGCCGTCTGAATCATTTGAAGAATAAGTTTTTGAGATGCTTTATTATCTTCATCAAAAAGGGCGGCGATTAATTCAGAGTCACGATCAATACCTAATGTGAGTTGCGTTAGATCATTTGAGCCGATAGAAAAACCATCAAAAATTTCCGCAAATTCTTCTGCCATTAAAACATTTGAGGGTATTTCTGCCATGACATATATTTCTAGTCCGTTTTCATGCTGTTTTAAACCGTGCTCTGCCATAATAGCAATGACTTTTTTCCCTTCTTCAGGAGTACGGCAAAAAGGGATCATGAGTTTTACATTGGTAAGACCCATATCATCTCGAACTGCTTTCATAGCCTGACATTCAAGCTTAAATCCTTCGCGATATTTTTCATGATAATAACGTGAAGCGCCCCTAAAACCAAGCATTGGATTTTCTTCCTGAGGTTCAAAAAATGTGCCTCCAAGAAGACCTGAATATTCATTGCTTTTAAAATCGCTCATTCTCACAATAACTTCTTTAGGATAAAAAGCGGCGGCTATTGTTGCCACACCCTGCGATAGTTTTTCGATGAGGTAATCAGCTTTGGTGTCATAATTTTCCGTGAGTTTGTTAATTGCTGTGCTTTGAACCGAATCAACTACTTTATCGGGATGGATCAGCGCCATTGGATGTATCTTTGCATAATGTGTTATAATAAATTCAATACGAAGCAGTCCCACACCATCATTAGGATAAAAAGAAAGTTCAAAAGCTTTATCGGGCTCAGAAGCAATAAGCTGGACTTTTGGTTTTCTAGGCAGTGTAATTTCTTCAAGCGCTGTGGTTGTTTGTAAGTATTTCAATTTATCTTTATATACATATCCCGTTTTTCCCTCAGCACAGCTTATTGTGATTGCATCGCCATCTTTTATTAACTCAGTGGCATTCTCAGTTCCTACTATAGCAGGAGTTCCAAGTTCACGGGCCACTATCGAAGCATGACTTGTTCTTCCTCCTTTATTAGTCACAATTCCGGCTACTTTTTTAAGGATAGGGTCCCAATCTGGGCTAGTGAAATTAGTAATGAGAATATCTCCTTCTTGTAGTGCTGAAGCATCTTTAGGTGAATGCAATATTCTAGCAATGCCACTGGCAATAGCATTTCCTATAGCTTCACCGGTTATGATTTCTTCTCCTTTTTTTTCTAATTTATAAGAAGTTATACATAAAGGATTGATCAGGGAATGTACAGTTTCGGGTCTGGCCTGAATGATGTAAAGCTCCCCATTCATACCGTCTTTTGCCCACTCAAAATCCATTGGTTTGTTATAATGATTTTCTATAATAAGCGCCCATCTGGCCAATTTTTCAATTTCTGAATCCTGAAGGACAAATTTATTGCACCATTTTCTCGGAGTTACTTTTAGAATAGTTGAATTGACACCGGCTGAATTTTCATTGTAAATAAGCATTTTTGTTTTTGTGCCAAGATTTTTTTGCAGAATGGCTTTTTTATTGTTTTTAAGAGAAGTTTTAAATACAAGAAATTCATCTGGAGTTACAGTTCCCTGAACAATGGTTTCGCCCAAACCCCAAGTACCTGCAATATGAATCAAATCACGAAATCCTGACTCGGGTTCAAGCGTAAAACCTATTCCGGAACAGGCCAGATCTGAGCGAACCATCTGCTGGATTCCTACTGAAAGGAATACTTTATCATGATCAAAACCTTTATCTAATCTGTATTTGATTGCTCGGTCTGTATAAAGAGAGGCAAAACAGCATTTAACGGCATATATAAGCGGCATAGTTCCTTTTATATTTAAAAACGAATCGTGCTGCCCTGCAAAACTAGCATTATCCAAATCTTCTGCTGTGGCGCTGCTTCTTACGGCGACGTTCATTTCATTATCTTTAGATAAGTCTGTATAAGCAGATGAAATTGCAGTTTGAAGATCCAGCGGGAATTTTGCATCCAGCATTAGCTTTCGGGCTTTTGAACCGATTTCGCTTAAG
The Flavobacterium humidisoli DNA segment above includes these coding regions:
- a CDS encoding ATP cone domain-containing protein, with translation MKVIKHSGHVVPFDIEKLRLSLQKSGAAPELIKESLAQIQSQMYEGITTKQIYKMAFAILKKASNGHAARYNLRSALQMLGPAGFFFEKFIARLYAAEGFKTRTNLTLQGKCVSHEVDVMLKKENLISMIECKFHSSREASSDVKVPMYILSRFNDLKVKTHTIFSNSETINSCIIVTNNRFTKDAESFANCSGINLLSWDYPKDNNIKSKIDKGGLYPITCLTTLSMVEKEKLLILDQLLVKDLINDSHSLHKIGLSENRVRNVLKEASQICKLI
- a CDS encoding response regulator, which codes for MTKILIIEDNDNIRENVVEILELSGYEVFASDNGKAGVEIALKIKPDIVLCDIMMPELDGYGVLHILQKNPETQTTPVIFLTAKAERADIRKGMELGVDDYLTKPFDDLELLRAIEARLKKQELQQLFYGQTAENLNTLISKEDGLVKLKEIMLERSTRHYKKNQYIHYEGDNVTGIYYIISGKVKTVKLTEDGRELITGVFKENDYLDISILFSNDTYNDTTIALEETVLSFLPTEQLDKLLFIYPDVGAKFIKILANDMREKEVRLLQIAYMSVRKRIAQGIVHLVVQHGMDGSSIKFSRDDLAAFSGTSPETVSRTLSDFKEEGLIEKTASTIHVLNLEKLSKIKN
- a CDS encoding PAS domain-containing sensor histidine kinase, whose translation is MKNQALLKAIIENAIDGIITINEKGIVESINPSACRLFLYDPEEVIGKNISLLMPSPDREKHDSYIESYKSSGIPHIIGHDRDVLGRKKDGNIFPFRLGVSEVKFEGERIFAGFIHDMSHQKEAENRLMQYTQHLEELVKDRTHSLNETIAALTQTKEEVSSTLEKEKELGKIKSRLLSMASHEFRTPLSTIHLSTSLIQRYSEDLNNPKIETHIRKIKSAVSNLTTILDDFLLLEKAESNKITLQISCFDLQDFIKEIISELKLLTKKKQKIVTIPNTEVTLVKLDKNLLKNCIINLVSNAIKYSGEETEIELFTSINASTITINIKDNGIGIPEEDHEHLFEAFFRAHNTANLPGTGLGLHIVSRYVSLMNGTISFESAINKGTLFTIELPRL
- the ppsA gene encoding phosphoenolpyruvate synthase yields the protein MEKYILKFNQIGINDSSKVGGKNASLGEMYNNLIPQGIRVPNGFAITTTAHKDFINYNSLNAPLDELMKLLDKKDFMNLSEIGSKARKLMLDAKFPLDLQTAISSAYTDLSKDNEMNVAVRSSATAEDLDNASFAGQHDSFLNIKGTMPLIYAVKCCFASLYTDRAIKYRLDKGFDHDKVFLSVGIQQMVRSDLACSGIGFTLEPESGFRDLIHIAGTWGLGETIVQGTVTPDEFLVFKTSLKNNKKAILQKNLGTKTKMLIYNENSAGVNSTILKVTPRKWCNKFVLQDSEIEKLARWALIIENHYNKPMDFEWAKDGMNGELYIIQARPETVHSLINPLCITSYKLEKKGEEIITGEAIGNAIASGIARILHSPKDASALQEGDILITNFTSPDWDPILKKVAGIVTNKGGRTSHASIVARELGTPAIVGTENATELIKDGDAITISCAEGKTGYVYKDKLKYLQTTTALEEITLPRKPKVQLIASEPDKAFELSFYPNDGVGLLRIEFIITHYAKIHPMALIHPDKVVDSVQSTAINKLTENYDTKADYLIEKLSQGVATIAAAFYPKEVIVRMSDFKSNEYSGLLGGTFFEPQEENPMLGFRGASRYYHEKYREGFKLECQAMKAVRDDMGLTNVKLMIPFCRTPEEGKKVIAIMAEHGLKQHENGLEIYVMAEIPSNVLMAEEFAEIFDGFSIGSNDLTQLTLGIDRDSELIAALFDEDNKASQKLILQMIQTANKMNRKIGICGQAPSDSADFAKFLVMAGINSISFNADALLNGIKTINSVLKNDIAEQKNTYTS